One Drosophila subobscura isolate 14011-0131.10 chromosome U, UCBerk_Dsub_1.0, whole genome shotgun sequence DNA window includes the following coding sequences:
- the LOC117902590 gene encoding histidine triad nucleotide-binding protein 3, which produces MAVDNCIFCNIASGQDAATKLEIETDEFVVFRDIKPASTHHYLAVPKEHYANLKTLNKSHEGLVTRMEEGLKRFLEDKGISGSDALFGFHLPPFITVGHLHMHAIAPRSEMGFLSRMMFRPSAWFKTTNDALLYLRSKEA; this is translated from the exons ATGGCTGTtgataattgcattttttgcaATATTGCCAGTGGCCAAGATGCCGCAACAAAGCTAGAGATTGAAACGGatgaatttgttgtttttcgggACATTAAACCGGCTTCAACGCACCATTACTTGGCAGTGCCAAAAGAGCATTATGCCAATCTGAAGACTTTGAACAAATCGCACGAAGGCTTGG TCACACGCATGGAAGAGGGCCTGAAAAGATTTTTGGAGGACAAAGGAATAAGCGGATCAGATGCATTGTTCGGCTTCCATTTGCCGCCCTTCATTACAGTCGGTCACTTGCACATGCACGCAATTGCGCCTCGTTCAGAAATGGGCTTCCTCTCCAGGATGATGTTCAGGCCGTCAGCATGGTTCAAAACA ACCAATGATGCGCTACTTTATCTAAGAAGCAAAGAAGCCTAA
- the LOC117902077 gene encoding F-box/LRR-repeat protein 15 isoform X2 yields MCSLHIEEEAHLAAMGGNGDGTRTPSPRPRSHEANIALFDICWEDVLLPHMSTYLSLKDLFNLRCCSQTARRFAEASLEKRQELNFSGNNTSNIELAFKVVARCCRRLEVLHLACCKWLTDELLLPLLTNNKHRLCAVNLNECVNITALSLQPIIVECKDLRILKLSKCQWLTTGAVDALTLHQSKLVEFDISHCGAIGERCLIIFFRKLNKLTVLSLAHTPSVTDQVLIQIGNYCRELEHINLMGCVAISDYGVHALTKTCTRLQSLMVQRCPLVTERVLAPLRGRVHLDRPSMGYNLQPSQNHRLFLQV; encoded by the exons ATGTGCAGTCTACATATCGAGGAGGAGGCCCACTTGGCGGCCATGGGTGGGAACGGGGACGGAACACGAACGCCCAGCCCAAGGCCAAGGTCACACGAAGCTAACATCGCACTGTTCGACATTTGCTGGGAGGATGTGCTCCTACCACACATGTCGACCTATCTGTCGCTGAAGGACCTATTCAacttgcgctgctgctcgcaGACGGCGCGACGCTTTGCCGAGGCTTCGCTGGAAAAACGCCAGGAGCTAAATTTTTCTGGGAATAACACAAGCAATATTGAGCTGGCCTTCAAGGTAGTGGCCCGTTGCTGCCGGCGGCTGGAGGTGTTGCATTTGGCCTGCTGCAAGTGGCTGAccgatgagctgctgctgcccttgcTGACCAACAATAAGCACCGGCTCTGTGCCGTAAATCTCAATGAATGCGTGAACATCACGGCCCTCTCGCTGCAGCCGATCATAGTGGAGTGCAAGGACTTGCGGATTCTCAAGCTGTCCAAGTGCCAGTGGCTCACCACCGGCGCCGTGGATGCCCTGACCCTGCATCAGAGCAAGCTGGTGGAATTTGACATATCCCACTGCGGGGCCATTGGCGAGCGCTGTCTGATCATCTTCTTCCGTAAGCTGAACAAACTCACCGTCCTGTCGCTGGCCCATACACCCAGTGTGACGGATCAGGTGCTCATCCAGATCGGAAACTATTGCCGGGAGCTCGAGCACATTAATTTGATGGGCTGTGTGGCCATTTCCGACTATGGAGTGCA TGCACTGACGAAGACCTGCACGCGGCTGCAATCGCTGATGGTGCAGCGTTGTCCTCTGGTCACCGAGCGGGTTTTGGCTCCGTTGCGTGGTCGTGTGCATCTGGATCGCCCTAGCATGGGCTACAATTTGCAACCCAGCCAGAATCATCGGCTTTTTCTGCAGGTCTGA
- the LOC117902077 gene encoding F-box/LRR-repeat protein 15 isoform X1 encodes MCSLHIEEEAHLAAMGGNGDGTRTPSPRPRSHEANIALFDICWEDVLLPHMSTYLSLKDLFNLRCCSQTARRFAEASLEKRQELNFSGNNTSNIELAFKVVARCCRRLEVLHLACCKWLTDELLLPLLTNNKHRLCAVNLNECVNITALSLQPIIVECKDLRILKLSKCQWLTTGAVDALTLHQSKLVEFDISHCGAIGERCLIIFFRKLNKLTVLSLAHTPSVTDQVLIQIGNYCRELEHINLMGCVAISDYGVHALTVHCLRLRTLLIRRCPRVTEHSLAPLRQRRLYIDRPWQDNAHNAYNLNDFYPSDFLVY; translated from the exons ATGTGCAGTCTACATATCGAGGAGGAGGCCCACTTGGCGGCCATGGGTGGGAACGGGGACGGAACACGAACGCCCAGCCCAAGGCCAAGGTCACACGAAGCTAACATCGCACTGTTCGACATTTGCTGGGAGGATGTGCTCCTACCACACATGTCGACCTATCTGTCGCTGAAGGACCTATTCAacttgcgctgctgctcgcaGACGGCGCGACGCTTTGCCGAGGCTTCGCTGGAAAAACGCCAGGAGCTAAATTTTTCTGGGAATAACACAAGCAATATTGAGCTGGCCTTCAAGGTAGTGGCCCGTTGCTGCCGGCGGCTGGAGGTGTTGCATTTGGCCTGCTGCAAGTGGCTGAccgatgagctgctgctgcccttgcTGACCAACAATAAGCACCGGCTCTGTGCCGTAAATCTCAATGAATGCGTGAACATCACGGCCCTCTCGCTGCAGCCGATCATAGTGGAGTGCAAGGACTTGCGGATTCTCAAGCTGTCCAAGTGCCAGTGGCTCACCACCGGCGCCGTGGATGCCCTGACCCTGCATCAGAGCAAGCTGGTGGAATTTGACATATCCCACTGCGGGGCCATTGGCGAGCGCTGTCTGATCATCTTCTTCCGTAAGCTGAACAAACTCACCGTCCTGTCGCTGGCCCATACACCCAGTGTGACGGATCAGGTGCTCATCCAGATCGGAAACTATTGCCGGGAGCTCGAGCACATTAATTTGATGGGCTGTGTGGCCATTTCCGACTATGGAGTGCA CGCTCTGACAGTACACTGCCTGCGTCTCCGGACACTGCTGATCCGACGCTGTCCGCGTGTTACGGAGCATTCTCTGGCCCCGCTGCGCCAGCGACGCCTGTATATCGACCGGCCATGGCAGGACAATGCACACAATGCCTACAATCTGAATGATTTCTATCCCAGCGACTTTCTTGTTTACTAG
- the LOC117902074 gene encoding geranylgeranyl transferase type-1 subunit beta isoform X2: MEDKTEPEPVLLSKHAKNLLRFLNMLPARMASHDNTRSTIVFFAVCGLDVLNSLNLVPPQLRQDIIDWIYGGLVVPRDNEKRCGGFMGCRAMVPLTEDADVLACMRKYQWGHLAMTYTSIAVLVTLGDDLARLDRKSIVDGVAAVQRPEGSFSACIDGSEDDMRFVYCAATICHMLDYWGDVDKEAMFQFIAKSLRYDYGFSQELEGEAHGGTTFCALAALQLSGQLHRLDAATVERIKRWLIFRQMDGFQGRPNKPVDTCYSFWIGASLCILDGFELTDYAKNREYILSTQDTLVGGFAKWPQATPDPFHTYLGLCGLAFTGEPGLSAVMPSLNMSMAAYVHLQHLHEVWRSKSKEGSEDNDLAISSAVQHQLKLTKDGEAIATTTATTSTSPLISAQ; this comes from the exons ATGGAAGACAAGACAGAGCCGGAGCCCGTGCTGCTCTCGAAGCATGCCAAGAATCTGCTGCGTTTCCTCAATATGCTGCCGGCGCGCATGGCCTCGCATGATAACACCag GAGCACCATAGTTTTCTTTGCCGTCTGTGGCCTAGATGTGCTTAATTCATTGAACTTGGTGCCACCGCAATTGCGACAGGACATTATCGATTGGATCTACGGCGGTCTGGTGGTGCCACGCGACAACGAGAAGCGTTGCGGAGGTTTTATG GGCTGCCGTGCCATGGTGCCGCTAACCGAGGACGCAGATGTTTTGGCATGCATGCGGAAGTATCAATGGGGCCACCTAGCCATGACATACACCAGCATTGCAGTTCTGGTCACACTGGGCGATGACTTAGCCCGCCTGGATCGTAAGAGTATTGTGGATGGTGTGGCGGCGGTACAGCGGCCAGAGGGCAGTTTCAGTGCCTGCATTGATGGTAGCGAGGATGATATGCGATTTGTATACTGCGCTGCCACCATCTGTCACATGCTCGACTATTGGGGCGATGTGGACAAGGAGGCCATGTTTCAGTTCATCGCGAAAAGCCTTCGCTATGATTACGGTTTCAGTCAGGAGCTGGAGGGAGAAGCGCATGGGGGGACCACCTTCTGTGCCCTGGCTGCTCTGCAGCTAAGCGGGCAGCTGCATCGCCTGGATGCTGCCACAGTGGAGCGCATAAAGCGCTGGCTCATCTTTCGCCAAATGGATGGATTCCAGGGACGTCCCAATAAACCCGTGGACACATGCTATTCCTTTTGGATTGGCGCCTCACTCTGCATACTGGATGGCTTCGAACTGACCGACTATGCCAAGAACCGAGAGTACATACTGAGCACGCAGGACACGCTGGTTGGTGGCTTCGCCAAGTGGCCACAGGCCACACCGGATCCGTTTCACACGTACCTGGGGCTCTGTGGCCTGGCATTTACCGGTGAGCCCGGCCTCAGTGCTGTGATGCCCAGCTTGAACATGTCCATGGCCGCCTATGTGCACCTACAGCATTTGCACGAAGTGTGGCGATCGAAATCGAAGGAGGGAAGTGAAGACAACGACCTTGCCATATCCAGCGCCGTACAGCATCAATTGAAGCTGACCAAAGACGGCGAGGCGATAgcaacgacgacagcgactACCTCAACCTCGCCATTGATATCCGCACAATGA
- the LOC117902074 gene encoding geranylgeranyl transferase type-1 subunit beta isoform X1, whose protein sequence is MSYHIDMEDKTEPEPVLLSKHAKNLLRFLNMLPARMASHDNTRSTIVFFAVCGLDVLNSLNLVPPQLRQDIIDWIYGGLVVPRDNEKRCGGFMGCRAMVPLTEDADVLACMRKYQWGHLAMTYTSIAVLVTLGDDLARLDRKSIVDGVAAVQRPEGSFSACIDGSEDDMRFVYCAATICHMLDYWGDVDKEAMFQFIAKSLRYDYGFSQELEGEAHGGTTFCALAALQLSGQLHRLDAATVERIKRWLIFRQMDGFQGRPNKPVDTCYSFWIGASLCILDGFELTDYAKNREYILSTQDTLVGGFAKWPQATPDPFHTYLGLCGLAFTGEPGLSAVMPSLNMSMAAYVHLQHLHEVWRSKSKEGSEDNDLAISSAVQHQLKLTKDGEAIATTTATTSTSPLISAQ, encoded by the exons ATGTCCTACCACATAGATATGGAAGACAAGACAGAGCCGGAGCCCGTGCTGCTCTCGAAGCATGCCAAGAATCTGCTGCGTTTCCTCAATATGCTGCCGGCGCGCATGGCCTCGCATGATAACACCag GAGCACCATAGTTTTCTTTGCCGTCTGTGGCCTAGATGTGCTTAATTCATTGAACTTGGTGCCACCGCAATTGCGACAGGACATTATCGATTGGATCTACGGCGGTCTGGTGGTGCCACGCGACAACGAGAAGCGTTGCGGAGGTTTTATG GGCTGCCGTGCCATGGTGCCGCTAACCGAGGACGCAGATGTTTTGGCATGCATGCGGAAGTATCAATGGGGCCACCTAGCCATGACATACACCAGCATTGCAGTTCTGGTCACACTGGGCGATGACTTAGCCCGCCTGGATCGTAAGAGTATTGTGGATGGTGTGGCGGCGGTACAGCGGCCAGAGGGCAGTTTCAGTGCCTGCATTGATGGTAGCGAGGATGATATGCGATTTGTATACTGCGCTGCCACCATCTGTCACATGCTCGACTATTGGGGCGATGTGGACAAGGAGGCCATGTTTCAGTTCATCGCGAAAAGCCTTCGCTATGATTACGGTTTCAGTCAGGAGCTGGAGGGAGAAGCGCATGGGGGGACCACCTTCTGTGCCCTGGCTGCTCTGCAGCTAAGCGGGCAGCTGCATCGCCTGGATGCTGCCACAGTGGAGCGCATAAAGCGCTGGCTCATCTTTCGCCAAATGGATGGATTCCAGGGACGTCCCAATAAACCCGTGGACACATGCTATTCCTTTTGGATTGGCGCCTCACTCTGCATACTGGATGGCTTCGAACTGACCGACTATGCCAAGAACCGAGAGTACATACTGAGCACGCAGGACACGCTGGTTGGTGGCTTCGCCAAGTGGCCACAGGCCACACCGGATCCGTTTCACACGTACCTGGGGCTCTGTGGCCTGGCATTTACCGGTGAGCCCGGCCTCAGTGCTGTGATGCCCAGCTTGAACATGTCCATGGCCGCCTATGTGCACCTACAGCATTTGCACGAAGTGTGGCGATCGAAATCGAAGGAGGGAAGTGAAGACAACGACCTTGCCATATCCAGCGCCGTACAGCATCAATTGAAGCTGACCAAAGACGGCGAGGCGATAgcaacgacgacagcgactACCTCAACCTCGCCATTGATATCCGCACAATGA
- the LOC117902079 gene encoding probable 39S ribosomal protein L24, mitochondrial, translating into MRITQYLASKLKNFSNLPKEYIERSKKQVYWQTPRETNYLPRTVERKRFRYTTNRPWTGQFRQQNMPATMRRKVLIEPVEDWSFFRGDRVEVLVGKDKGKQGIVTQVITERNWVIVEGLNWHYRRVGADKDFPGIIIKSEAPLHVLNDIRLVDPSDLQGTEFEWRFTEEGEKVRVSMRSGRIIPIPETNNQTHDYKTPNAYIEREKDTPAAVVGEITFQPKLSTFEMDIMEEMGIKEERTPAKSYWY; encoded by the exons ATGCGCATAACACAATATTTGGCGAGCAAACTGAAGAACTTCTCCAATCTGCCCAAGGAATACATTGAGCGCAGCAAAAAACAG GTGTATTGGCAAACACCGCGGGAAACTAATTACCTGCCACGCACTGTGGAGCGCAAGCGATTCCGATACACCACAAACCGACCATGGACTGGCCAGTTCCGTCAACAGAATATGCCCGCAACAATGCGTCGGAAAGTGCTAATCGAGCCAGTTG AGGATTGGAGCTTCTTCCGTGGCGATCGCGTTGAGGTTTTGGTGGGCAAGGACAAGGGCAAACAGGGTATCGTCACTCAGGTGATTACCGAGCGCAATTGGGTTATTGTGGAGGGTCTCAATTGGCATTATCGACGTGTGGGTGCAGACAAGGATTTCCCCGGCATCATTATCAAGTCCGAGGCTCCTCTTCATGTACTCAATGATATTCGCTTGGTCGACCCTTCCGACCTGCAGGGCACCGAATTCGAATGGCGCTTCACGGAGGAAGGAGAGAAGGTGCGCGTGTCCATGCGTTCGGGCCGTATCATACCCATCCCGGAGACAAACAACCAGACGCATGACTACAAAACACCAAATGCGTACATAGAACGCGAGAAGGATACGCCAG CGGCTGTTGTGGGTGAGATTACCTTCCAGCCCAAGTTGTCCACCTTCGAAATGGACATTATGGAGGAAATGGGCATCAAAGAGGAACGTACGCCAGCCAAGAGCTATTGGTACTAA
- the LOC117902075 gene encoding uncharacterized protein LOC117902075, which produces MMGCGSSMETPSASTDQRLQPNGVTNIIDEYVRLDEQISKLEGSCPGPRMATAEAWIEHLQGKHDAMLGLDGMEVAQRRLQEEQDTTDIEALSLPSYPQRRGEGNQIVANTPTKDLAQLAYNLGVIGDTRKASMHEDFFANLSESALYLLSIRYYGELLEHTKERLKTLAESYAELNELYVRQDGIISYISGGTYMTRLEETIDEQLETARDTRDKLGSTLEQWRICGLLLRAAANSSTQALKQWRQLSRIIDPKQKLQWALDCRSLLHASMISLEAAQLALPHVELKYMSHRQVLAVKHCNTYLITDIANKARYEHTSRVFGTYESNMSKTCTWLYETFNNTLRIDFDKAERTVSRLSKTLRDHRGEVFITVRK; this is translated from the exons ATGATGGGCTGCGGTTCGTCCATGGAGACGCCATCGGCCAGCACAGACCAGCGACTGCAACCAAATGGTGTAACG AACATTATCGATGAGTATGTGCGGTTGGATGAGCAGATCAGCAAGTTGGAGGGCAGTTGTCCGGGCCCCAGAATGGCCACGGCCGAGGCCTGGATCGAGCACTTGCAGGGCAAACATGATGCGATGTTGGGGCTGGATGGCATGGAGGTGGCACAGCGGCGGCtccaggaggagcaggacacCACCGACATAGAggcgctgtcgctgcccaGCTACCCACAGAGACGGGGGGAGGGTAATCAAATTGTGGCCAACACGCCCACCAAGGACCTGGCCCAA CTTGCCTACAATTTGGGCGTGATTGGCGACACACGCAAGGCTTCCATGCACGAGGATTTCTTTGCCAACCTGAGCGAGTCTGCCCTTTATTTGCTCAGCATACGATACTATGGGGAGCTGTTGGAGCACACCAAGGAACGCCTGAAGACGCTCGCCGAGAGCTATGCGGAGCTGAACGAGCTGTATGTGAGGCAGGATGggatcatatcgtacattagcGGTGGCACCTACATGACCCGCCTGGAGGAGACCATCGATGAGCAGCTGGAGACGGCGCGCGACACACGCGACAAGCTGGGCAGCACTCTGGAGCAGTGGCGCATCTGTGGCCTGCTGCTACGAGCGGCAGCCAACTCCTCCACGCAGGCACTGAAGCAGTGGCGTCAGCTGAGCAGAATTAT TGATCCCAAGCAAAAGCTGCAATGGGCGCTGGACTGTCGAAGTCTGCTACATGCCTCAATGATCTCCCTGGAGGCTGCACAGCTGGCCCTGCCGCACGTGGAGCTCAAGTACATGAGCCATCGCCAAGTGCTGGCCGTCAAGCACTGCAACACCTACCTGATCACGGACATAGCCAACAAGGCGCG CTATGAGCACACCAGCCGTGTCTTTGGCACCTACGAGTCAAACATGTCCAAGACGTGCACGTGGCTCTACGAGACATTCAACAACACGCTTCGCATTGACTTTGACAAGGCCGAGCGCACTGTGTCCCGCTTGTCCAAGACGCTGCGCGACCATCGCGGTGAGGTCTTCATTACAGTGCGCAAATGA